In Rhododendron vialii isolate Sample 1 chromosome 9a, ASM3025357v1, the following are encoded in one genomic region:
- the LOC131302057 gene encoding uncharacterized protein LOC131302057, translating into MASTSAISLPLLPCSRTRPHRKTNYRALSTTVSASLRNENYGRSVVDENLIVLRKRIHEMKQAESSYEPPAHWMEWEKKCYAGKDEFVCELMGLLQTWMMDARPCLVLGAILVVALSVPAVGAVAWFQMLAVIKGVFTRFP; encoded by the coding sequence ATGGCGTCAACATCAGCAATTTCGCTACCCTTGCTTCCTTGCTCCAGAACCAGACCCCACCGGAAAACAAATTACAGGGCATTATCGACGACCGTATCGGCGTCGCTGCGGAACGAGAACTACGGGAGATCAGTGGTGGACGAGAACCTGATCGTGCTGCGGAAGAGGATCCACGAGATGAAGCAGGCGGAGAGCAGCTACGAGCCCCCGGCCCACTGGATGGAGTGGGAGAAGAAATGCTACGCCGGGAAAGACGAGTTCGTCTGCGAGCTGATGGGGTTGTTGCAGACCTGGATGATGGACGCGAGGCCGTGTCTGGTTCTGGGTGCGATCTTGGTGGTTGCTCTGAGCGTGCCCGCGGTGGGGGCGGTGGCTTGGTTTCAAATGCTGGCTGTGATTAAGGGAGTCTTTACACGGTTCccgtaa
- the LOC131302056 gene encoding protein FAR1-RELATED SEQUENCE 4-like, with protein MSTTSDRPVAKTDAPVTSNPPPRFPLPSPTSLMSPESVPSTMPPRSSNQDEIDTNEAKVWSGHNENDEEVLSGSLEKESDEIGTNVNGNESTENFEVTVEQLKVVMMFDTPDEAYLYYSRYAKENGFGVAKKCHKKGRDGTLRHVTFECSRGGKARVRTTNPVKPRPQTKTDCPARLNFALYPNGKWRLNRVALEHNHDHSPGEDNQVFGEINVNVGKEHHQVL; from the exons ATGAGCACTACCAGCGATCGACCTGTTGCGAAAACCGACGCACCCGTGACGTCAAATCCACCGCCAag GTTTCCATTGCCATCACCAACATCTTTGATGTCGCCGGAGTCTGTTCCGTCGACAATGCCTCCTCGATCGTCAAATCAAGATGAGATAGATACTAATGAGGCGAAGGTATGGAGTGGACACAATGAAAATGACGAAGAGGTATTGAGTGGTTCTTTAGAAAAAGAGAGTGATGAGATAGGTACTAATGTGAATGGAAATGAGTCAACCGAAAATTTTGAAGTTACAGTTGAGCAACTGAAGGTGGTAATGATGTTCGACACACCAGATGAAGCTTATCTATATTACTCAAGATATGCTAAAGAAAATGGGTTTGGTGTGGcaaaaaaatgtcacaaaaaggGAAGAGATGGAACCTTGAGGCATGTAACTTTTGAATGTAGTCGAGGTGGAAAGGCGAGGGTGAGAACAACCAATCCGGTCAAACCAAGGCCACAAACAAAAACTGATTGTCCAGCTCGCCTTAATTTTGCTTTGTACCCGAATGGAAAGTGGAGGTTAAATCGGGTTGCCTTGGAGCACAATCATGATCATAGCCCGGGAGAGGACAATCAAGTTTTTGGGGAGATCAACGTCAACGTTGGGAAGGAGCACCATCAAGTTTTATGA